In one Amia ocellicauda isolate fAmiCal2 chromosome 2, fAmiCal2.hap1, whole genome shotgun sequence genomic region, the following are encoded:
- the LOC136762205 gene encoding uncharacterized protein LOC136762205, with protein MDSTPTIGNFFHTLREMGFTETQIQAALQAGHFSVPEAAEWMLQGGSPRHKLVKQSPPSGGTAFSAFNPPKVQGGGNARAEGDGSDRQGPSPLSSPTEADTPPLGSRIKQDRNGFQELQRERVAQEARTEKQLKKKERELVLKRIADDRRCLQEKSQPSSQSEPPASAPQGQRLGGKIQTSVDNHCVLMIRLPSGDSMRERFPADTPLRSVVEHISGRHPSLASFALLQGFPRKRFGEAELACSLRSLGLTPNAALCIQTTPPETPPEPPSPRPLQEAPNGVQLPGANEEEAAEEEAEEELFPPPILPSPLWEQAVEHAGIPGLQPPFSAVSHRWGRGHKLVAGEVEEGSSSGEEEEEEEEQPLDEENGDPQLLFPAGLPRLPFFPGGRGRGVGELSYRWPDQGNRLREGAEEAAAEPAVGAEDRRAVPGAAGQAAVDRLQRAAQQDEPPGGTGHPSPPKRPFRTPSVPSLCTMATRATVTLMTAPSMQYSSSLSCLTPELAELLLTHMARERLLRPRTLELFFGCPLQKFVLNCYPYSTNELLRQLRAFTALKQLSLVSSPLITDAGLSVLSSLQKLQHLNLAACCKLTDSCLQHITGLKGLSYLSLDQTKVSDCGMVTYLRSAPSSLAQLSLNQTGVTEATLAALPRCVPQLRLLSLKHTKVSDVSALAELPSLQTLHLDGTRVTEGSLQHLAAHPSLSTLSLAGIPVADGNHALEIVSGLRLTQLTLPGRHSVTDSGLVFLSHLALLSELDLTDYTHVTDLGTAHLATMTRLKKLSLSNTLVSDAGLPPLRGLQELLELCLDRTAVTSRGVATCVSCLPHLQVLGLASTQVGDSVVRRGLLRCTQLLKLNLSRTRITDHGLKYLRQMRLSQVNLDGTGVTLTGIANLLSSCPNIASIRASHTRALLPDQVSDDDEDQAP; from the exons ATGGACTCCACTCCG ACCATTGGGAACTTCTTCCACACACTGCGGGAGATGGGCTTCACCGAGACACAGATCCAGGCAGCGCTGCAGGCCGGACACTTCAGCGTCCCCGAGGCGGCAGAGTG gatgTTGCAGGGTGGCAGTCCGCGGCACAAGCTGGTGAAGCAGTCGCCCCCATCTGGAGGCACGGCGTTCTCAGCCTTCAACCCCCCCAAAGTCCAGGGCGGTGGCAACGCCAGAGCCGAGGGAGACGGCTCTGACCGGCAAG GTCCCAGCCCTCTGTCGTCCCCCACCGAGGCCGACACCCCGCCCCTGGGGTCCCGGATCAAGCAGGACAGGAACGGCTTCCAGGAGCTGCAGCGGGAACGCGTGGCCCAGGAGGCTCGGACCGAGAAGCAGCTCAAAAAGAAG GAGCGGGAGCTGGTGCTGAAGCGCATCGCTGACGACCGCAGGTGCCTGCAGGAGAAGAGTCAGCCCAGCAGCCAGTCAGAGCCCCCCGCCTCCGCCCCGCAGGGCCAGCGCCTGGGGGGCAAGATCCAGACCAGCGTGGACAACCACTGCGTACTCATG ATCCGGCTCCCCTCAGGCGACTCGATGAGGGAGCGCTTCCCGGCTGACACACCCTTGCGCAGCGTGGTAGAGCACATCTCCGGCCGCCACCCGTCTCTGGCCTCCTTCGCGCTGCTGCAGGGCTTTCCCAGGAAGCGCTTTGGCGAGGCGGAGCTGGCCTGCTCCCTGCGCTCCCTGGGCCTGACGCCCAACGCCGCGCTCTGCATCCAGACCACCCCCCCCGAGACCCCACCGGAGCCGCCGAGCCCCAGGCCCCTGCAGGAGGCCCCCAACGGGGTGCAGCTGCCGGGGGCCAATGAAGAGGAGGCTgcggaggaggaggcggaggaggagctGTTTCCACCTCCCATCCTGCCCTCTCCGCTCTGGGAGCAGGCAGTGGAGCATGCTGGGATACCGGGTCTGCAGCCTCCGTTCTCCGCGGTGTCCCATCGCTGGG GACGGGGGCACAAGCTGGTAGctggggaggtggaggaggggTCCAGCTCaggggaggaagaagaggaggaggaggagcagcctCTAGATGAAGAGAATGGAGATCCACAGTTGCTGTTCCCTG CAGGTTTGCCGCGCCTGCCCTTCTTTCCCGGCGGTCGGGGGCGCGGTGTGGGGGAGCTCAGCTACCGCTGGCCAGACCAGGGCAACCGTCTCCG GGAGGGGGCCGAGGAGGCGGCGGCGGAGCCAGCTGTGGGCGCCGAGGACAGACGCGCCGTGCCAGGGGCGGCGGGGCAGGCGGCGGTGGATCGGCTGCAGAGAGCGGCGCAGCAGGACGAGCCTCCGGGGGGCACTGGGCACCCCTCGCCCCCGAAGAGGCCCTTCAGGACCCCCAGCGTGCCGTCCCTCTGCACCATGGCCACCCGTGCCACCGTCACGCTTATGACAG ctcCCAGTATGCAGTACAGCAGCAGTCTGTCGTGTCTGACCCCGGAGCTGGCCGAGCTGCTCCTGACCCACATGGCCCGGGAGCGGCTCCTGCGCCCGCGCACCCTGGAGCTCTTCTTCGGCTGCCCACTGCAGAAGTTCGTCCTCAACTGCTACCCGTACTCCACCAACGAGCTGCTGAGACAGCTGCGGGCCTTCACCGCCCTGAAGCAGCTCAGCCTGGTCTCCTCGCCCCTCATCACAG acGCGGGCCTCTCGGTGCTGTCCAGCCTGCAGAAGCTCCAGCATCTAAACCTGGCCGCCTGCTGCAAGCTGACCGACTCCTGCCTGCAGCACATCACAG GTCTGAAGGGCCTGTCCTACCTGTCCCTGGACCAGACCAAGGTGAGCGACTGCGGCATGGTGACGTACCTGCGTTCGGCGCCCTCTTCGCTCGCCCAGCTCAGCCTCAACCAGACCGGCGTGACTGAGGCCACCCTGGCGGCGCTGCCCCGCTGTGTGCCCCAGCTGCGGCTGCTCAGCCTCAAGCACACCAAG GTGAGCGATGTGTCGGCGCTGGCGGAGCTGCCCAGCCTGCAGACGCTGCACCTGGACGGGACGCGGGTGACCGAGGGGTCCCTGCAGCACTTGGCGGCCCACCCGTCCCTCTCCACACTCAGCCTGGCAGGCATACCGGTCGCAGATGGCAACCATGCCCTGGAGATCGTCTCCG GCCTCAGACTGACCCAGCTGACCCTGCCGGGGCGCCACTCTGTGACGGACAGCGGCCTGGTCTTCCTGTCCCACCTGGCGCTGCTGTCGGAGCTCGACCTCACGGACTACACCCACGTCACGGACCTTGGCACCGCACACCTCGCCACCATGACCAG gCTGAAGAAGCTGTCCCTCAGTAACACGCTGGTGTCGGACGCAGGGCTGCCCCCCCTGCGCGGgctgcaggagctgctggagTTGTGTCTGGACCGCACGGCCGTCACCAGCCGAGGGGTGGCCACCTGCGTCTCCTGCCTGCCCCACCTGCAG GTCCTGGGCCTGGCCAGCACGCAGGTGGGGGACTCGGTGGTGCGGCGGGGGCTCCTGCGCTGCACACAGCTGCTCAAGCTCAACCTGAGCCGCACGCGCATCACTGACCACG GTCTGAAGTACCTGCGCCAGATGAGGCTGAGCCAGGTGAACCTGGACGGCACGGGGGTCACCCTGACGGGCATCGCCAACCTGCTCTCCTCCTGCCCCAACATCGCCAGCATCCGCGCCAGTCACACGCGGGCCCTGCTCCCCGACCAGGTCTCCGACGATGATGAAGACCAGGCCCCCTGA
- the ttc19 gene encoding tetratricopeptide repeat protein 19, mitochondrial — protein MTLAPPSAASHDAPDECGSSMSPRRCARLLPLCAARLRRAVSGWPASVTPCPQSLASVCRRACRPRREAPAAAHVGRSPGAGGNSGSRGDSVWRPSLLSLCAFSFFTKSEESEEDEAKKKEDAIILLLKRAKLSIMQGELEDADRFLHQAARLAHQSHNTQAITYTYSMMGNLAFIRGQLPSAEKLFKAAMSIMLAGGAPEDDDAVIEMSLKLASIYAAQKQHELAEHGFEFCTESLEAKIKRQKELPEGSLPEEERANTRLLLGLCLDSHARYLTERRRLDQARQNYVRALQICSEEQGEAHPQTVVLMNDLAALLDLQGRYQEAEELASQALQLAQEAELPEQHVLLCNMAGILMHRGRLAEAGRVYREALALAQALGDSESVQHIRAGLEELGRHKEAGESEQA, from the exons ATGACGCTGGCCCCGCCCTCTGCAGCGTCACATGACGCGCCGGATGAGTGCGGAAGCAGCATGTCTCCGCGGCGCTGTGCTCGCTTGCTGCCGCTCTGCGCTGCCCGGCTCCGGCGCGCCGTGTCGGGGTGGCCTGCCTCCGTGACCCCGTGTCCGCAGAGCCTGGCTTCCGTGTGCAGACGCGCCTGTCGGCCGCGGAGGGAAGCGCCTGCAGCCGCTCATGTCGGAAGGTCACCCGGGGCCGGAGGGAATAGCGGCTCCAGGGGTGACAGTGTCTGGCGGCCGAGCCTGCTGTCTCTCTGCG CGTTTTCCTTCTTCACGAAGTCGGAGGAGAGCGAGGAAGACGAGGCCAAGAAGAAGGAAGATGCCATTATTCTGCTTCTCAAGAGAGCCAAG CTGAGCATCATGCAAGGGGAGCTGGAGGATGCGGACAGGTTTCTCCACCAAGCTGCCAGGCTGGCACACCAGAGCCACAACACCCAAGCCATCACCTACACCTACAGCATG ATGGGGAATTTGGCGTTCATCCGTGGACAGCTTCCCAGT GCAGAGAAGCTCTTCAAAGCCGCCATGAGCATCATGCTGGCCGGCGGGGCTCCTGAG GATGACGATGCTGTGATTGAGATGTCTCTGAAGCTGGCCAGTATATACGCTGCTCAGAAGCA GCACGAGCTGGCTGAGCATGGGTTCGAGTTCTGCACGGAGTCGCTGGAGGCGAAGATCAAGAGGCAGAAGGAGCTCCCTGAGGGAAGTCTGCCTG aAGAGGAGCGGGCCAACACCAGGCTGCTGCTGGGCCTGTGTCTGGACTCCCACGCCCGCTACCTCACCGAGCGGCGCCGGCTGGACCAGGCCCGGCAGAACTACGTGCGCGCCCTGCAGATCTGCAGCGAGGAACAGGGAGAGGCACACCCACAG ACCGTGGTGCTGATGAACGACCTGGCGGCGCTGCTGGACCTGCAGGGCCGGTACCAGGAGGCGGAGGAGCTGGCGAGCCAGGCGCTGCAGCTGGCCCAAGAGGCGGAGCTGCCCGAGCAACACGTGCTGCTGTGCAACATGGCCGGCATCCTGATGCACCGGG GGCGGCTGGCGGAGGCGGGGCGTGTGTACAGGGAAGCGCTGGCTCTGGCCCAGGCACTGGGGGACAGCGAGAGCGTGCAGCACATCAGAGCAGGCCTGGAGGAGCTGGGGCGGCACAAGGAGGCTGGAGAGAGCGAGCAAGCCTGA